The following coding sequences lie in one Myxococcales bacterium genomic window:
- a CDS encoding GGDEF domain-containing protein, producing the protein MDRPPRRPRRTSTTKLRAATDFGLAGRPNTTPTAALGDRHLLTVLRGDPLGRVARVDEDDIVIGRGEQASFVLNDPALSWLHARVFRSDEHIFVEDLQSTNGTFVNDERISSPTRIEDGARVRLGGYTVLKLSLADELEEESARRLFESTVKDALTAVHNRRYLIERMTSEISFAERHSDTLALLLIDLDHFKLINDNHGHHVGDAVLRVVAAAMQRVLRPADLLARLGGDEFVILTRRVTRENARILAERLRTHIAGLDLPLAGDARLTVSVGLTFAGPERGYPDADALLAEADIAMYEAKHLGRNRVVVHD; encoded by the coding sequence ATGGACAGGCCACCCCGCCGGCCGCGTCGAACGAGTACGACCAAACTGCGCGCGGCGACCGACTTTGGGCTCGCCGGGCGCCCGAACACCACACCCACCGCGGCTCTCGGCGACCGCCACCTTTTGACCGTACTGCGCGGAGATCCGCTGGGGCGGGTCGCACGCGTCGACGAGGACGACATCGTCATCGGCCGGGGTGAACAAGCCAGCTTCGTGCTGAACGACCCGGCGTTGTCGTGGCTGCATGCACGGGTGTTTCGGAGCGACGAGCACATCTTCGTCGAAGATCTGCAGAGCACCAACGGGACGTTCGTGAACGATGAGCGCATCAGCAGCCCGACTCGCATCGAAGACGGAGCTCGCGTTCGCTTGGGCGGTTACACAGTGCTCAAGCTGAGCTTGGCCGACGAACTCGAGGAAGAGTCAGCCCGGCGTTTGTTCGAGTCGACCGTCAAGGACGCGCTGACTGCGGTACACAACCGGCGTTACCTGATCGAGCGCATGACCAGCGAGATTTCCTTCGCCGAGCGGCACTCTGACACGCTGGCGCTCCTGTTGATCGACCTGGATCACTTCAAGCTGATCAACGACAACCACGGCCATCACGTCGGGGACGCGGTGCTCCGGGTCGTCGCCGCTGCCATGCAGCGCGTCCTCCGCCCCGCAGATCTCCTGGCACGCCTGGGCGGCGACGAGTTCGTGATCCTCACTCGGCGTGTCACGCGGGAGAATGCCCGCATCCTGGCGGAGCGTCTGCGCACCCACATCGCGGGGCTCGATCTGCCGCTCGCAGGCGACGCACGCCTCACAGTGAGCGTGGGGCTGACGTTCGCCGGTCCCGAGCGAGGGTATCCGGATGCCGATGCGCTGCTCGCGGAGGCCGACATCGCGATGTACGAGGCCAAACACCTTGGCCGCAATCGGGTGGTGGTTCATGACTGA
- a CDS encoding AgmX/PglI C-terminal domain-containing protein: MRDRDKSGASSTASAPGAVSTPNSPRRPFVLGPAPASSPAKERETAVLAIMTGLLAAKDLPELASEPGRGLDLDLRDELTPRAGVTSRVGALSVRGGLSPASAKQTLEAARLQLQGCYERSLARDPRRTGRIELELALGSDGRVSDAKTKRSTFESSDVVRCVVVRSQSLQFAAGDAGSSTLSFVISFASG, from the coding sequence GTGCGAGACCGCGACAAATCCGGCGCGTCGAGCACTGCCAGCGCTCCGGGCGCGGTTTCCACACCCAACTCACCGCGGCGCCCGTTCGTGCTGGGTCCGGCTCCCGCGAGCAGCCCCGCCAAGGAGCGCGAGACGGCGGTGCTCGCAATCATGACCGGGCTGCTCGCTGCCAAGGATCTTCCCGAGCTCGCCAGTGAGCCAGGTCGTGGTCTCGACCTCGATCTGCGGGACGAGCTGACCCCGCGGGCCGGAGTGACTTCGCGCGTCGGCGCGCTGAGCGTTCGCGGGGGTCTGTCTCCCGCCTCCGCCAAACAAACGCTCGAAGCAGCGCGCCTCCAGCTGCAAGGTTGTTACGAGCGCAGCCTGGCTCGCGACCCAAGACGAACCGGGCGCATCGAGCTCGAGCTTGCGCTGGGCAGCGATGGTCGCGTCAGCGACGCGAAGACCAAGCGCTCGACCTTCGAGAGCTCCGACGTGGTGCGGTGCGTCGTCGTCCGCAGCCAGAGCCTCCAATTTGCCGCAGGCGACGCGGGTTCCTCCACGCTATCGTTCGTGATCTCGTTTGCATCAGGCTGA